One Legionella hackeliae DNA segment encodes these proteins:
- a CDS encoding phosphatidate cytidylyltransferase has product MFKQRLITTLVLVPLVLIALYYATDWMFAGLIALLLLGCTIEWLQLIPLRQLALKCLFVAVVLALAWLCQYWFDGFLVLGFVLWLGILVAVIYFPASQSTWGYPWVVNLAGLLVLPLFAQSMIKIHAEEQGKAFILYLLVLIWAADIGAYLTGKKFGRHKLIPAVSPGKTIEGSLGGFILSLLIAVAGYFYFQPQTPLIWFCIAAATALISILGDLFISILKRRAKLKDTGHLLPGHGGVLDRLDSLIAASPLFYWGLRLLTPGL; this is encoded by the coding sequence ATGTTTAAACAGCGGCTTATAACCACTTTAGTTTTAGTGCCTTTAGTTCTTATTGCTCTTTATTATGCCACGGATTGGATGTTTGCTGGCTTAATAGCCTTATTGCTATTGGGATGTACTATAGAATGGTTGCAACTCATACCTCTTAGACAGTTAGCTCTCAAATGTCTCTTTGTCGCTGTGGTATTGGCATTAGCCTGGCTTTGTCAGTATTGGTTTGACGGCTTTCTAGTACTTGGATTTGTTTTGTGGCTAGGCATTTTAGTGGCAGTAATATATTTTCCTGCATCTCAATCTACCTGGGGCTATCCTTGGGTTGTAAACCTTGCTGGTTTGTTAGTATTACCTTTATTTGCCCAAAGCATGATAAAAATCCATGCAGAAGAGCAGGGTAAGGCATTCATATTATATCTCCTGGTTTTAATTTGGGCTGCTGACATCGGTGCTTACTTAACAGGGAAGAAATTCGGGCGTCATAAATTGATTCCGGCGGTAAGTCCTGGCAAGACGATAGAAGGCTCCCTCGGAGGTTTCATTTTATCTCTATTGATTGCTGTAGCTGGGTATTTTTATTTTCAACCACAAACACCATTGATATGGTTTTGTATCGCGGCGGCTACCGCATTAATTTCTATCTTGGGTGATTTATTTATTAGCATTCTTAAAAGAAGAGCTAAACTAAAAGATACTGGCCATTTGTTACCTGGTCATGGGGGCGTCCTCGACCGCTTGGACAGCTTAATTGCAGCGTCACCCTTATTTTATTGGGGGTTACGTTTATTAACACCTGGACTGTAG
- a CDS encoding isoprenyl transferase, giving the protein MNEIIPQHVAIIMDGNGRWAQNRGLLRVEGHRAGVDAVKTVIRCCLQAQIPVLSLFAFSSENWARPENEVEFLMKLFIEALGHEVEELHQHGICLRFTGDRAGLSKELQKQMQAAEELTAANKRLVLNVVVNYGGKWDIVQATKNIAARVAAGELAIETINEELLNEALSCHGLPDPDLFIRTSGEQRISNFFLWQLAYTELYFTDIHWPDFTAEEFKKALTSFSQRERRYGKTSQQIHKAEHV; this is encoded by the coding sequence TTGAATGAGATAATACCTCAACATGTTGCCATTATCATGGATGGCAACGGACGTTGGGCGCAAAATCGTGGATTATTAAGGGTAGAAGGACATCGTGCAGGTGTTGACGCTGTAAAAACAGTCATCCGTTGTTGTTTACAAGCTCAAATTCCTGTCTTAAGTTTATTTGCTTTTAGTAGTGAAAACTGGGCCAGGCCAGAAAACGAAGTAGAGTTTCTTATGAAGCTTTTCATTGAAGCACTGGGACATGAGGTAGAGGAACTTCATCAGCACGGTATTTGTTTGCGCTTTACGGGTGACAGGGCCGGATTATCAAAAGAATTGCAAAAGCAAATGCAGGCCGCAGAGGAACTTACTGCAGCTAATAAACGTTTAGTTTTAAATGTAGTGGTCAACTATGGGGGCAAATGGGATATTGTACAGGCCACAAAAAACATTGCAGCAAGAGTTGCTGCGGGTGAACTAGCGATTGAAACTATTAATGAAGAATTATTAAATGAAGCACTTAGTTGTCATGGCTTACCCGATCCTGATTTATTCATACGTACAAGTGGTGAGCAGAGAATAAGTAATTTCTTTTTATGGCAGTTGGCTTATACTGAACTCTATTTCACCGATATTCACTGGCCAGATTTTACGGCAGAAGAATTTAAAAAAGCATTAACCAGTTTTAGTCAACGTGAGCGCCGTTACGGGAAAACCTCACAGCAAATTCATAAGGCAGAACATGTTTAA
- a CDS encoding alpha/beta hydrolase: MFSSFWGWVRANQPVSTTGAISHTYYWLTSLMSGDIVYRNPNFKTPETSDPSLRKGVAIYCVHGTGDQPGAFVRIIERLIKKGLPDHISSIHSVGFEHRYQGKGIKFFAKELIEKIKTNGHEHVILIGHSRGGLVISQAAEFLAEESGIHVHSLFPICAPYKGSAWAMKPLTLVSTSVAQMEPEAAILHKLNEAISNSTKEYNFIGVDNDGLVTTDSSYVDNYVKKNPGASKIFDRHGHLSVMSSWRLVDHIYQGILAVGRRLFPDMAKEKNVREEATQGELFPDDEFYKIEPNS, encoded by the coding sequence ATGTTTTCTTCTTTCTGGGGTTGGGTGAGAGCAAATCAACCTGTAAGCACAACGGGTGCTATAAGCCATACCTATTACTGGCTTACCAGCTTAATGTCTGGTGATATTGTTTATCGCAATCCAAATTTTAAAACGCCTGAAACAAGTGATCCTTCTTTGCGAAAAGGTGTAGCAATCTATTGCGTACATGGCACTGGTGATCAGCCTGGTGCTTTTGTAAGAATCATTGAGCGCTTAATAAAAAAAGGCCTTCCCGATCATATTTCTTCAATTCATTCAGTTGGTTTCGAGCATCGATATCAAGGTAAGGGAATTAAATTTTTTGCAAAAGAGTTGATAGAAAAGATAAAAACGAATGGACATGAACATGTAATTTTGATTGGGCATTCTAGAGGAGGCCTGGTTATTTCCCAGGCAGCAGAATTTCTTGCTGAGGAGTCAGGAATACATGTTCACTCCTTATTTCCTATCTGTGCTCCTTATAAAGGTTCAGCTTGGGCGATGAAGCCATTAACTTTAGTGTCTACTTCGGTTGCTCAAATGGAACCCGAGGCTGCTATATTGCATAAACTCAACGAAGCAATCAGCAATAGTACAAAAGAATACAATTTTATTGGTGTGGATAATGATGGCTTGGTTACAACGGATTCGAGTTATGTGGATAATTATGTCAAAAAAAACCCTGGCGCCTCGAAAATATTTGATCGTCACGGACATTTGTCGGTGATGTCTTCCTGGCGTTTAGTGGATCATATTTATCAAGGAATTCTGGCCGTTGGAAGACGTCTTTTTCCTGATATGGCAAAAGAGAAAAATGTGAGGGAGGAAGCGACGCAGGGTGAATTATTTCCGGACGATGAGTTCTACAAAATAGAACCAAATAGTTAG
- the gpmI gene encoding 2,3-bisphosphoglycerate-independent phosphoglycerate mutase gives MQTNAPLVLIVLDGWGYREELAHNAIASADTPQWDAWWSSYPHMLLNASGHQVGLPDEQMGNSEVGHMHIGAGRIIPQDFTRINGAIANGDFALNEVFLTSLQDIQQQGKRLHVMGLLSPGGVHSHEDHLFAFLALCHEHNFSNVCLHLFLDGRDTPPQSALHSFERLNQHLKKYPVARIGSIAGRYFAMDRDQRWERTAMVYRLLTEGQSNFQFATAESAIQHFYAEKKFDEFIPPTIIGDNCRMEDGDSVFFFNFRADRTRQLTQAFINESFDGFVRSKQPDLAHFITMTRYAKNLVTECAFPPMILRNTLGEIVADAGLSQLRIAETEKYAHVTFFFNGGSEQVFANEDRILISSPQVATYDLLPEMSAPELTRVLVDAIRSEAYDVIICNYANADMVGHTGDFNATVKAIECLDRCLHEVGQAVLNKGGALLITADHGNAEAMFDETTHQAHTAHTCQPVPLLFIGEKWHFKQMQGSLIDIAPTMLTLLNLERPREMTGEALLVENE, from the coding sequence ATGCAAACAAATGCACCACTCGTCCTAATTGTTTTAGACGGCTGGGGATATCGTGAAGAGCTTGCACATAATGCAATAGCCTCAGCGGATACCCCTCAATGGGATGCTTGGTGGTCCTCCTATCCTCATATGCTACTCAATGCTTCAGGTCACCAGGTTGGCTTACCTGATGAGCAGATGGGAAACTCTGAAGTTGGCCATATGCATATTGGCGCAGGTCGCATTATTCCTCAGGATTTTACCCGCATTAATGGTGCTATCGCGAATGGTGACTTCGCTCTCAATGAAGTATTTCTAACTAGTCTTCAAGATATACAGCAGCAAGGGAAACGTTTACACGTCATGGGTTTACTCTCTCCAGGCGGAGTACATAGCCATGAGGATCATTTATTTGCTTTTTTAGCGTTATGTCATGAGCATAATTTTAGCAATGTCTGTTTGCATCTCTTTCTCGACGGCCGAGATACCCCTCCACAAAGTGCATTACATAGTTTTGAGCGACTCAACCAGCATTTAAAGAAATATCCAGTCGCCAGAATAGGTTCTATCGCAGGCAGGTACTTTGCCATGGACCGTGACCAACGATGGGAGAGAACTGCTATGGTATATCGTTTGCTCACAGAAGGTCAAAGTAACTTTCAATTTGCAACAGCTGAATCTGCGATTCAACATTTTTATGCCGAAAAAAAATTCGATGAATTTATTCCGCCTACTATTATCGGCGACAATTGCCGCATGGAAGACGGTGATTCTGTATTCTTTTTTAATTTTCGCGCGGATAGAACTCGACAGTTGACTCAAGCTTTCATCAATGAATCTTTTGATGGATTCGTACGCTCGAAACAGCCAGATTTAGCACATTTTATTACCATGACTCGATATGCAAAGAATTTAGTCACTGAATGCGCCTTCCCTCCTATGATATTACGCAACACATTGGGGGAGATTGTTGCTGATGCAGGATTAAGCCAATTACGAATTGCTGAGACAGAAAAATATGCGCATGTGACTTTTTTCTTTAATGGTGGTTCAGAACAAGTTTTTGCCAATGAGGATAGAATTTTAATATCTTCTCCTCAAGTCGCTACTTATGACTTATTACCGGAAATGAGTGCTCCTGAGCTCACACGAGTTTTAGTAGACGCTATTCGCAGCGAAGCTTATGATGTCATTATCTGCAATTATGCCAATGCTGATATGGTGGGACATACCGGCGACTTCAACGCTACTGTGAAAGCGATTGAATGTTTAGATCGATGTCTACATGAGGTTGGCCAGGCAGTCCTTAATAAGGGTGGCGCTTTACTAATTACGGCCGATCATGGAAACGCCGAAGCAATGTTTGATGAAACAACCCATCAAGCTCATACAGCACATACTTGCCAGCCTGTCCCTCTTCTTTTTATTGGTGAAAAATGGCATTTTAAACAAATGCAGGGCAGTTTAATTGATATTGCCCCTACAATGTTAACCCTGTTAAACCTTGAAAGACCCAGAGAAATGACTGGGGAAGCTTTGTTAGTGGAGAATGAATGA
- a CDS encoding murein hydrolase activator EnvC family protein has protein sequence MTFSWSESATIVQTKSRLKKLDAQIDKLKQTLATATDRRGVLNLELAGTEKQIGEGIRQLRTIQSDMTSKQHKIVALQQNLNELNKQLIAQQQLLATHVRTRYKMGQYEPLKWIINQDEPYAISRLLTFYQYLIRSRQDIIDQIDTTKRDITLNQNSLRIELSEQEQLQKELNSHQQKLERNKRYHTAVIQSLNNEIQTKQHTLEEYEHNKDNLTRLLKTLAVQSIMQSNKPFTQMRHKLPRPVAGNRSGFQKMNQGVTFFAAEGTAVTAVYPGKIVFSDWLNGYGLLLIIDHGQGFMTLYAHNQSLFKSKGSNVLQGESIAAVGHSGGLKQNGLYFEVRHRGKAVPPLEWLS, from the coding sequence ATGACATTTTCTTGGTCGGAAAGCGCCACCATTGTACAAACAAAAAGCAGGTTAAAAAAATTAGATGCTCAAATTGATAAATTAAAACAAACATTGGCCACTGCCACTGATAGACGCGGCGTACTTAATCTCGAACTTGCAGGCACGGAAAAACAAATCGGGGAAGGAATACGACAATTACGTACGATTCAAAGTGATATGACTTCTAAACAGCATAAGATTGTTGCCTTACAACAAAATCTGAATGAATTAAACAAGCAATTGATTGCACAGCAGCAATTACTTGCCACTCATGTACGTACACGCTACAAAATGGGGCAGTATGAACCACTTAAATGGATAATCAATCAAGATGAGCCTTATGCCATCAGCCGTTTGCTAACTTTTTACCAATATTTAATCCGTTCTCGTCAAGACATTATTGATCAAATTGATACAACTAAACGCGACATCACTCTTAATCAAAACTCCCTAAGAATAGAACTTAGCGAACAAGAACAGTTACAAAAAGAACTTAATAGTCATCAGCAAAAACTTGAGAGGAATAAGCGTTATCACACAGCTGTTATTCAATCACTTAATAATGAAATTCAAACAAAACAACATACATTGGAGGAATACGAGCACAATAAAGACAACCTTACTCGTTTGTTAAAAACACTCGCTGTGCAGAGCATCATGCAATCAAACAAACCCTTTACGCAAATGCGCCACAAATTGCCAAGACCTGTCGCTGGCAATCGTAGTGGTTTTCAAAAAATGAATCAAGGCGTGACATTTTTTGCCGCGGAAGGAACAGCAGTAACTGCCGTTTATCCAGGAAAAATTGTTTTCAGTGATTGGTTAAATGGATATGGCTTATTGCTAATCATTGACCACGGTCAAGGATTTATGACGTTATATGCTCACAATCAATCGCTATTTAAATCAAAAGGTAGCAATGTCTTACAAGGAGAATCTATTGCAGCAGTGGGCCATAGCGGCGGACTTAAACAAAACGGACTATACTTCGAAGTGAGACATCGTGGTAAAGCGGTACCTCCGCTTGAATGGTTGTCCTAG
- a CDS encoding adenosine deaminase family protein: MRFFRILLLGLVACYQTPALANIDNYFNTIKKNPNALFAFLKSMPKGGELHYHLAGGAYPEAMLSVVAKENYCLNKNTYNLTKIVEDCRGVLIQQVMTQPDFYEKTIEAWSMKNFHPLQESGHDHFFNSFFKFLPIVVNHSPELLAEVMQRAANQQEQYMEVMIAPDNMNSIGFGTSNLLATSPTHAKEQLLANADFQNNIHETVNETTNLLKKARQLLSCDKKPEQQVCQLTVKFQYIVLREQPLEKVFAQALNGFAAASQSQELIAINLVQPEDGLISLHDYHKQMEIFAFLHQAYPNVHLSLHAGELEPEAVAPSSLNFHMNEAINIAHAQRIGHGTAVAYEDNAQQLLQQMAKRQIAVEINLTSNHKILNIHGKKHPLRYYLANNVPVVLSTDDEGILRTDLTREYVKAVLEHKLDYPTLKQINRNALSYSFLSGKSLWLDPAKAKPVKACQNLHSTSCLAFIKTSEKAKLQWQLEDKLNQFEIRYAK; encoded by the coding sequence ATGCGTTTTTTCAGAATTTTACTTCTTGGTCTAGTAGCCTGTTACCAAACCCCTGCTCTTGCCAATATAGACAATTACTTCAATACCATTAAAAAAAATCCGAATGCCTTGTTTGCTTTTTTGAAATCAATGCCCAAGGGTGGTGAATTACATTACCATCTCGCCGGAGGTGCATACCCTGAAGCTATGTTGTCCGTAGTTGCCAAAGAAAATTACTGTCTGAATAAAAATACGTATAACCTCACCAAAATTGTTGAAGATTGCCGCGGGGTTCTTATTCAACAAGTGATGACTCAACCTGATTTTTATGAAAAAACTATTGAAGCGTGGTCCATGAAAAATTTTCATCCCCTTCAAGAGTCAGGGCATGATCATTTTTTTAATAGCTTTTTCAAATTTCTTCCGATAGTTGTGAATCACAGTCCTGAGCTTTTAGCTGAAGTGATGCAGCGCGCTGCAAATCAGCAAGAACAATATATGGAAGTGATGATTGCACCTGATAATATGAACTCCATAGGCTTTGGTACGTCTAATCTTCTAGCCACATCCCCCACTCACGCCAAAGAACAATTACTGGCTAATGCAGATTTTCAGAATAACATTCATGAGACGGTGAATGAGACAACGAATCTTCTTAAAAAAGCCAGACAACTTTTAAGCTGCGATAAAAAACCAGAGCAGCAAGTCTGCCAGTTAACCGTAAAATTTCAGTACATTGTTTTACGTGAACAACCTTTAGAAAAAGTTTTCGCTCAGGCATTGAATGGCTTTGCGGCAGCGTCCCAATCTCAAGAGCTCATTGCAATTAATTTAGTTCAACCTGAAGATGGTTTGATTTCTTTACACGATTACCATAAGCAAATGGAAATCTTTGCGTTCTTGCACCAGGCTTATCCCAATGTTCACCTAAGTTTACACGCAGGTGAGTTAGAACCTGAAGCTGTTGCTCCATCCTCGTTAAATTTTCATATGAACGAAGCAATTAACATTGCTCATGCACAGAGAATTGGTCATGGAACCGCTGTTGCTTATGAAGATAATGCACAACAGCTTTTACAGCAAATGGCCAAACGACAGATTGCTGTTGAAATTAATTTAACCAGTAATCATAAAATTCTTAATATTCATGGAAAAAAACATCCTCTGCGTTATTATTTGGCTAATAATGTCCCTGTTGTTCTATCAACCGATGACGAAGGTATACTACGCACTGATCTAACGCGAGAATATGTGAAGGCCGTATTAGAACATAAGCTTGATTATCCCACGCTAAAACAAATTAACCGGAATGCTCTCAGCTATAGTTTCTTATCTGGCAAAAGCCTCTGGCTTGATCCAGCAAAGGCAAAGCCTGTTAAAGCATGCCAAAACCTGCATAGTACGAGCTGTCTGGCATTTATTAAAACCAGTGAGAAAGCAAAATTACAATGGCAATTGGAAGATAAATTAAATCAGTTTGAAATTAGATACGCTAAGTGA
- the rseP gene encoding RIP metalloprotease RseP, with product MVATLFYFFLALLVLITVHEYGHFIVARLCGVKVLRFSFGFGKVLARWHDKKGTEYAWSLFPLGGYVKMLDEAEGDVPENEKHLAFNNKSVWARIAIVVAGPLFNFILAFFALWLVLVIGIQSLAPMIDKVEPNSIASQAGLKAKQEILTLNDKKIDSWRDFQFALMPLLGSDDTIHLTVKSLADGKRSSLSLPLKQWKIDANNPDPLGSLGISPFIPSIPPIIGEVVSDSPAGKVGLQKGDVIQQMNGKPLNDWLDMVSYVRAHPDTMLTLSVLREGKIHHFPVRIGAKTENNGKEGFLGIRSEKVDWPAQWLRVQRQGPIDALSTAFAQTVELTGATFSLIGRFATGKLGLKSISGPVGIAQGAGESARSGLAYYLSFLALVSISLGVLNLLPIPMLDGGHLLYCLVEIIRGQPLSEEVRSFGIYLGLVFLVALTILALSNDVSRLIS from the coding sequence ATGGTTGCCACATTATTTTACTTTTTTCTAGCCTTGTTAGTGTTAATCACCGTGCACGAATACGGCCATTTTATCGTTGCGCGTCTTTGTGGTGTGAAAGTTTTACGCTTCTCATTTGGTTTTGGTAAAGTCCTGGCTCGTTGGCATGATAAAAAAGGTACAGAATACGCTTGGTCACTGTTTCCTCTGGGTGGATATGTAAAAATGCTGGATGAAGCAGAGGGAGATGTGCCTGAGAATGAGAAGCATCTTGCATTTAATAATAAATCAGTTTGGGCACGCATTGCGATTGTCGTCGCTGGGCCTTTATTTAATTTTATTCTGGCATTTTTTGCTTTGTGGCTCGTTTTAGTGATTGGTATTCAATCGTTAGCGCCAATGATTGATAAAGTAGAGCCCAACAGTATTGCATCGCAAGCAGGTCTTAAGGCCAAGCAGGAAATCTTGACGTTAAATGATAAGAAAATCGATAGCTGGCGTGATTTTCAATTTGCTTTAATGCCTCTGCTTGGTAGTGATGATACAATTCATCTTACGGTCAAATCATTGGCGGATGGTAAACGAAGTTCTTTATCGTTGCCGCTTAAGCAGTGGAAAATTGATGCAAACAATCCCGATCCTTTGGGTAGTTTGGGAATAAGCCCTTTTATCCCCAGCATCCCTCCCATAATTGGTGAAGTGGTAAGCGATTCACCGGCAGGTAAAGTCGGTTTGCAAAAAGGCGATGTTATTCAACAAATGAATGGCAAACCTTTGAATGATTGGCTGGACATGGTGAGTTATGTAAGGGCGCATCCCGATACGATGTTGACGCTATCTGTGCTTAGAGAGGGAAAAATCCATCATTTCCCTGTTCGGATAGGGGCAAAAACAGAGAACAATGGAAAAGAAGGCTTTTTAGGAATCCGCTCTGAAAAAGTGGATTGGCCTGCGCAATGGTTACGCGTGCAACGTCAAGGTCCAATAGACGCTTTAAGTACTGCTTTTGCGCAAACTGTCGAACTGACAGGCGCAACGTTCTCACTGATTGGCCGTTTTGCTACAGGCAAATTAGGTCTTAAAAGTATCAGTGGACCTGTAGGGATAGCTCAAGGAGCAGGCGAATCTGCTCGTAGTGGTTTAGCATATTACTTATCATTTTTAGCATTAGTGAGTATCAGTTTAGGTGTTTTAAATTTATTGCCTATACCGATGCTGGATGGAGGGCATTTATTATATTGTTTGGTTGAGATTATTCGTGGGCAGCCACTCTCAGAAGAAGTAAGATCCTTTGGTATTTATTTAGGTCTGGTATTCTTAGTCGCCTTAACAATTTTGGCGCTAAGTAATGACGTGTCAAGATTGATTAGTTAA
- a CDS encoding S41 family peptidase — MHNKRFFYKAVVALITTAFILPAPAFTAAADTSSSTSEDTTTTKKIPMEDVQRFSNAIGQIKKYYVKPVDDKELFDNAIRGMLNGLDPHSTYLDEDAFKELQTSTSGEFGGLGIEVTMEDGVVKVVTPLVDTPAFKAGIKAGDYIIKLGNRSVQGISLKEAVDLMRGKEGTTLDLTILRKGESKPLVFSLIREKILIKSVKSKLLDDGYGYVRLTQFQAMTGEDMEKAIAQLKQEAGGPLKGLILDLRNNPGGLLDSAIQVSDAFLDPGKNGKPELIVYTQGRLPGSKFTALANPGDILDNAPLVVLINNGSASASEIVAGALKDNKRAIILGTQSFGKGSVQTVLPLDEKRGIKLTTALYYTPSGTSIQAKGITPDIVVEEISVPKSDNKTDAFAGFSEADLSGHLLNKNEGVEPKNPTASKDDATLLHEDYQLYAALTILKGLAVAKR; from the coding sequence ATGCACAACAAACGGTTTTTTTATAAAGCAGTAGTCGCTTTGATCACAACCGCTTTTATTTTACCTGCGCCAGCCTTCACAGCTGCAGCGGATACAAGCAGCAGCACTTCGGAGGATACCACTACTACAAAAAAAATTCCGATGGAAGACGTACAACGTTTCTCCAATGCCATTGGTCAGATTAAAAAATATTACGTTAAGCCAGTGGATGATAAAGAATTATTTGATAATGCCATTCGAGGCATGCTAAACGGCTTAGACCCACACTCTACCTACTTAGATGAAGATGCGTTTAAAGAATTGCAAACATCAACTAGTGGCGAATTTGGTGGTTTGGGTATCGAAGTAACCATGGAAGACGGCGTGGTTAAAGTAGTGACCCCGTTAGTTGATACCCCAGCATTTAAAGCAGGAATTAAAGCCGGAGACTATATTATCAAATTGGGAAATCGCTCTGTCCAGGGTATTAGCTTGAAAGAAGCCGTAGACTTAATGCGTGGAAAAGAAGGTACTACTCTTGATTTAACAATTTTACGTAAAGGGGAAAGTAAGCCACTTGTTTTTTCTCTCATCCGTGAAAAAATTCTAATCAAAAGTGTTAAAAGTAAATTGCTGGATGATGGTTATGGCTATGTCCGTTTAACTCAGTTCCAAGCCATGACAGGTGAGGACATGGAAAAAGCAATTGCTCAACTCAAACAGGAAGCAGGTGGCCCATTAAAAGGACTGATCCTTGATTTACGCAACAACCCTGGTGGCTTGCTAGATTCAGCAATTCAAGTTTCCGATGCCTTCCTTGATCCAGGGAAGAATGGCAAACCAGAACTAATTGTTTACACTCAAGGACGATTACCCGGTTCAAAATTTACTGCGTTGGCAAATCCTGGGGATATACTGGATAATGCACCTCTTGTTGTCTTAATCAATAATGGCTCAGCTTCAGCTTCAGAAATTGTAGCTGGCGCACTTAAAGACAATAAACGCGCAATTATCCTTGGTACTCAAAGCTTTGGTAAAGGCTCGGTTCAGACTGTATTACCTCTCGATGAAAAACGAGGTATAAAACTTACAACTGCCTTATACTATACGCCTTCTGGTACTTCAATTCAGGCAAAAGGTATAACACCTGATATCGTGGTTGAAGAAATCTCTGTGCCTAAATCTGATAACAAAACCGATGCATTCGCAGGCTTCAGTGAGGCTGATTTGAGCGGTCATCTTCTTAATAAAAATGAAGGCGTTGAGCCTAAAAATCCAACTGCTTCTAAAGATGATGCCACACTTCTTCATGAAGATTATCAGTTGTATGCCGCTTTAACTATCTTGAAAGGCTTAGCAGTTGCCAAACGTTAA
- a CDS encoding adenylosuccinate synthase translates to MGKNVVIIGTQWGDEGKGKIVDLLTHDAQVVVRYQGGHNAGHTLKIKGEKTVLRLIPSGMLRPHVQCYIGNGVVLSPQALLDEIKELESKGVDVRSRLHISQACPLILPYHIALDKARESQKGIAAIGTTGRGIGPAYEDKIARRALKVKDLLHHERFTAKLTELLQYHNFVLKNYYNQPEVELAPLLEEAKVWANELKDMICDVTTCLHEHREKGDAILFEGAQGVYLDIDHGTYPFVTSSNTCVGSVVNGAGFGPRYLDYVLGITKAYTTRVGGGPFPTELHDDIGKGLASRGNEFGAVTGRPRRCGWFDAVLLRRSIELNSITGLCMTKLDVLDGLETVKIAIAYRDVTGQLLSRPPQAAEDFEGLEPIYEEMPGWSESTADVTDIKKLPANAIAYIKRIEELLQVPVDMLSTGPERDSTIILRDPFGV, encoded by the coding sequence ATGGGTAAAAATGTTGTAATCATCGGAACACAATGGGGTGATGAGGGTAAGGGTAAAATTGTTGATTTACTTACTCACGATGCCCAGGTTGTTGTTCGCTATCAGGGAGGCCATAATGCTGGTCATACCCTTAAAATTAAAGGCGAAAAGACCGTATTGCGTTTAATTCCTTCAGGAATGTTGCGCCCTCATGTCCAATGTTATATTGGTAACGGGGTTGTGCTCTCACCGCAAGCGTTGCTGGATGAAATTAAAGAATTGGAAAGCAAAGGTGTTGACGTACGTAGCCGGTTACATATTAGCCAGGCCTGTCCTTTGATTTTGCCTTATCACATCGCATTGGATAAAGCCCGTGAAAGCCAAAAAGGGATTGCTGCTATTGGAACAACTGGTCGCGGAATTGGCCCGGCTTATGAAGATAAAATTGCCAGGAGAGCGCTTAAGGTTAAAGATTTGTTACACCATGAGCGTTTTACAGCCAAGCTTACTGAATTGCTGCAATATCATAATTTTGTATTAAAAAACTATTATAATCAACCTGAGGTTGAATTAGCGCCGCTACTGGAAGAAGCCAAAGTCTGGGCTAATGAGTTAAAAGACATGATTTGCGATGTAACAACTTGTTTGCACGAACATCGCGAAAAGGGTGATGCTATTTTATTTGAAGGTGCTCAGGGGGTTTATCTTGATATCGATCATGGAACCTATCCTTTTGTGACCTCATCAAATACTTGTGTAGGTAGTGTGGTCAATGGCGCAGGCTTTGGGCCCCGTTATTTAGATTATGTTCTCGGTATTACTAAAGCTTATACAACACGAGTTGGTGGTGGTCCTTTTCCAACTGAGTTACATGATGATATTGGCAAAGGATTAGCATCGCGAGGTAATGAGTTTGGCGCTGTCACTGGTCGCCCACGCCGTTGTGGCTGGTTTGACGCAGTACTCTTACGACGTTCCATTGAATTAAATAGTATTACTGGTCTATGCATGACCAAGTTAGATGTGTTAGATGGTCTTGAAACCGTAAAAATTGCCATAGCTTATCGTGATGTTACTGGACAACTATTGTCTCGTCCTCCTCAAGCTGCTGAAGATTTTGAAGGTTTAGAACCTATTTATGAAGAAATGCCTGGATGGTCAGAATCAACAGCAGACGTTACGGATATAAAAAAGCTTCCTGCGAATGCGATTGCCTACATTAAACGTATCGAGGAATTGCTCCAGGTTCCTGTTGATATGCTTTCAACAGGTCCAGAAAGAGATTCTACGATTATTTTACGCGATCCTTTTGGCGTTTAA